One genomic window of Sphingobacterium oryzagri includes the following:
- the yiaA gene encoding inner membrane protein YiaA, producing MEPLKNKTEDHSTTTKHEEKTRNPFQPTPAFIGASWFALLTGTVGYCIGLWNASMELNEKGYYFTILLFGLFSVISVQKTVRDRAEGLAVTDLYYGLSWFATIAAIILLIVGLWNADLALSEKGFYAMSFCLSVFSAIAVQKNTRDAKMLADKEL from the coding sequence ATGGAACCGCTAAAAAACAAAACAGAAGATCACTCGACAACGACCAAGCACGAGGAAAAAACCAGAAATCCGTTTCAACCTACCCCGGCCTTTATTGGCGCATCCTGGTTTGCTTTACTCACAGGAACGGTGGGATATTGCATTGGCTTGTGGAACGCCAGCATGGAATTGAATGAAAAAGGATACTACTTCACGATCTTGCTATTCGGCCTTTTTTCCGTGATATCCGTACAAAAAACCGTGCGCGATCGGGCCGAAGGACTTGCTGTTACGGATCTATACTATGGTCTCAGCTGGTTTGCTACTATCGCTGCCATCATTTTATTGATCGTCGGCCTGTGGAATGCCGACCTGGCGCTCAGCGAAAAAGGATTTTACGCGATGTCGTTCTGCTTGAGTGTGTTTTCGGCTATTGCTGTACAAAAAAACACGCGCGATGCCAAGATGCTCGCAGATAAAGAGCTGTAA
- a CDS encoding DUF2157 domain-containing protein codes for MENIQREDIHLVAKHSNLSANAIYAALRDQVYPKAHAWHDFLRLFLLIFGVGFSLLGIVFFFAYNWADLPKFTKLGLVEGLLILLTGAALYPRFSPQTRKIVLSGSALIVGLLFAVFGQIYQTGANAYDFFLAWTVFISIWVLIANFTPLWLFFLLLINSTLILYQQQVAADWSPVLFNMALALINAAALCIGIGLSKSKTPRRIPTYFSNILSLASVSFATLGIVIGIFDHDFTELAIAASFTALGYTFALRHAWKQGNGFYLAIVSFSLIIIASAILLDILEQLTSILLVSGFLIGSVTYVVHLLIHLQKTKTHGTPA; via the coding sequence ATGGAAAATATTCAACGGGAGGACATCCATCTGGTGGCAAAACACAGCAACCTTTCAGCAAATGCAATTTACGCGGCTTTGCGCGATCAGGTCTATCCAAAAGCGCATGCCTGGCACGACTTTCTACGCCTATTTTTGTTGATTTTCGGTGTAGGATTTAGCCTGCTGGGCATCGTCTTTTTTTTCGCGTACAACTGGGCAGATTTACCCAAGTTTACCAAGCTAGGCTTAGTCGAGGGCTTACTTATTTTATTGACAGGCGCAGCCCTTTATCCCAGATTTAGTCCACAGACCCGAAAAATAGTGCTAAGCGGAAGCGCGCTAATCGTCGGCTTACTATTTGCTGTCTTCGGCCAAATCTATCAGACAGGCGCTAACGCTTACGACTTTTTTCTCGCCTGGACAGTCTTTATCAGCATTTGGGTACTAATCGCTAATTTCACGCCGCTGTGGCTTTTTTTCCTGCTGCTGATCAACAGCACACTTATTCTATACCAACAGCAGGTAGCAGCAGATTGGTCGCCTGTGCTGTTCAATATGGCGCTCGCTTTAATCAATGCTGCCGCACTATGCATAGGCATTGGGTTATCAAAATCAAAAACACCGCGTCGTATACCCACTTACTTTTCCAATATCCTGTCGCTTGCTTCGGTAAGCTTTGCGACGCTCGGAATCGTGATCGGGATTTTTGATCACGACTTTACGGAGCTCGCTATAGCCGCCAGTTTTACCGCGCTCGGCTACACCTTCGCCCTGCGGCATGCATGGAAACAAGGAAATGGTTTTTACCTGGCCATCGTTTCGTTCAGCCTCATCATCATTGCTTCTGCCATCTTGCTTGACATTTTAGAACAGTTAACAAGCATTCTTTTAGTAAGTGGCTTCCTTATCGGCAGCGTAACCTATGTGGTACACCTTCTTATCCACCTTCAAAAAACAAAAACACATGGCACACCAGCATAA
- a CDS encoding DUF4401 domain-containing protein, with protein MAHQHNHSDILAYFQSRTSDQTEFQTAAIERAYTVQTPKQTLPIKVLSVLGGLLAAIAFFGFLLISGWYYSNILLAIYGVIAIGAAIILSRQRDNILLDTLSVSSLIIGFILIGTAIAEWNFPEKRIPLCFIFLAILCFALAKNYMLSFVCTLIIHGSIIAYLLNSKQANLLPIYVALIGVAVCYVHLKEAKLLTSSIAIRYNPVKIALIFSFVSGLAFLRAAFLSAVHPYYLLATSITCILLILYLTRHILLLMAVERTTTKVLAYLLILLTLVPTAITPGISGALLLLLLGFLTNYRTGFVVAAISLLYFIGQCYYDLQYSLLTKSILLFASGVFFLILYLFIAKYHEQHQKI; from the coding sequence ATGGCACACCAGCATAATCATAGCGACATTTTAGCTTATTTCCAATCCAGAACATCGGATCAAACCGAATTTCAAACCGCAGCTATTGAACGCGCGTATACCGTGCAAACGCCAAAACAAACGCTACCAATCAAGGTACTATCCGTCTTAGGCGGTTTACTGGCGGCCATTGCATTCTTCGGTTTCTTACTAATTTCCGGATGGTATTACTCGAATATCTTGTTGGCCATTTACGGCGTCATCGCGATCGGGGCAGCGATCATACTCTCCAGGCAACGAGATAATATACTACTTGATACCCTAAGCGTATCTTCGTTGATCATTGGTTTTATCCTGATTGGTACGGCTATAGCCGAATGGAATTTTCCAGAGAAAAGAATCCCACTATGCTTTATCTTCCTGGCGATACTCTGCTTTGCCTTAGCTAAAAATTACATGCTGTCGTTTGTATGCACACTGATTATTCACGGAAGCATCATCGCTTACCTGTTGAACAGCAAACAAGCAAACCTATTACCGATTTACGTTGCGCTAATCGGCGTTGCCGTCTGTTACGTACACCTCAAGGAAGCGAAGCTGCTTACCTCATCGATAGCGATACGCTACAATCCTGTAAAAATTGCCCTCATTTTTTCTTTTGTATCGGGGCTTGCCTTTCTGCGCGCTGCCTTTTTAAGTGCCGTACATCCCTACTATTTACTCGCAACATCCATCACCTGCATATTGCTCATTCTTTATCTAACGCGCCATATACTTCTTTTGATGGCTGTAGAACGTACAACGACAAAAGTGCTGGCTTACCTGCTCATTTTGCTTACGCTTGTACCCACGGCCATAACGCCGGGCATAAGTGGCGCGCTATTGCTGCTGTTACTTGGCTTCTTAACCAATTACAGAACGGGGTTTGTCGTGGCTGCCATCTCCTTACTTTATTTTATTGGCCAATGCTATTACGATCTGCAATACAGCTTGTTAACCAAATCGATATTGCTGTTTGCATCGGGGGTTTTCTTTCTTATTTTATATTTATTTATCGCTAAATATCATGAACAACATCAAAAAATATAA
- a CDS encoding GDYXXLXY domain-containing protein, producing the protein MNNIKKYKGAIIVLNLLLLLAYFNNSIFQKEKILADGQLILLQLAPVDPRSLMQGDYMQLRYAITEGIRPDSVGRRGYCVLRVLPDNTTQRIRFQQTATPLAKDERLLAYTSPGNWSIELGAESYFFQEGHAQKYENAKYGGLMIDGKGNSLLVGLYDNNLKKIE; encoded by the coding sequence ATGAACAACATCAAAAAATATAAGGGCGCGATTATCGTCTTAAATCTCCTCCTGCTGTTAGCTTATTTTAACAACAGCATCTTCCAAAAGGAAAAAATTTTAGCCGATGGACAGTTGATCTTATTACAACTAGCGCCAGTAGACCCGCGTTCGCTCATGCAGGGCGATTACATGCAATTGCGTTATGCGATTACCGAGGGCATCCGGCCCGATAGTGTAGGTAGAAGAGGCTATTGCGTGCTACGCGTGCTTCCGGATAACACGACACAACGCATACGTTTTCAACAGACGGCAACGCCGCTCGCTAAAGATGAACGACTTCTAGCCTACACCTCGCCTGGCAATTGGTCAATAGAACTGGGCGCCGAGTCTTACTTTTTTCAAGAAGGTCATGCGCAGAAGTATGAAAATGCGAAATACGGCGGCTTAATGATCGACGGTAAAGGCAACAGCCTGCTGGTTGGATTGTACGACAACAATTTAAAAAAAATTGAATAA
- a CDS encoding ATP-grasp domain-containing protein, which translates to MEIKIALLYQSAAAPETNGVIKPMKNGGYADSGADIAYALKAQQVNVITPTNSPQIDNDLDWVFPDTTIGIQRAIELGATVIWLNTVLYKGHPIERFLENGISVIGQLPEAVDRFDDKWVTNGLLKANHLPIPKSTIITRQNVSNFLLNFPYPVVAKPIRGRGSQGVHFVESEEMLHSLLQEMFAERQYGDVLYVEEFLPGEELTITVMPPGTYQINNEAVVKPTHWALPPVRRFNHQNGIAPYNGVVAVVHNSAVLSTFETEMDSSKQLAAQCEMAASIVNARAPIRIDCRANAAGKFFLFDLNMKPNMTGPSRPHRHDQASLTALAAKSIGWDFHSLVANIANQYWSYAKKTS; encoded by the coding sequence ATGGAAATAAAAATCGCTTTACTTTACCAATCAGCCGCAGCACCAGAAACCAACGGTGTGATTAAGCCCATGAAAAATGGTGGTTATGCCGATAGTGGTGCCGACATCGCTTACGCACTAAAAGCACAACAAGTAAATGTTATTACACCAACCAACTCGCCGCAAATAGACAACGATTTGGATTGGGTATTTCCAGACACTACAATTGGTATACAGCGTGCCATCGAACTGGGCGCTACTGTCATTTGGCTTAACACCGTATTATATAAAGGACATCCGATCGAGCGATTTCTGGAAAACGGCATATCTGTCATCGGTCAGCTACCCGAAGCGGTTGATCGTTTCGACGATAAATGGGTTACCAACGGATTATTAAAAGCCAACCACCTGCCTATACCGAAGTCTACGATCATTACCCGACAAAATGTTAGCAATTTCTTGCTTAATTTTCCGTATCCGGTCGTAGCCAAACCAATTCGCGGACGCGGCAGTCAAGGGGTTCATTTCGTGGAAAGCGAAGAAATGCTGCATAGCTTGTTGCAGGAGATGTTTGCAGAGAGACAATACGGCGATGTATTGTATGTCGAAGAATTTCTCCCGGGCGAAGAATTAACCATTACCGTTATGCCGCCCGGCACCTACCAGATCAACAACGAAGCTGTTGTTAAACCGACACATTGGGCGTTGCCACCGGTTAGGCGCTTCAACCATCAAAACGGGATTGCGCCTTACAACGGTGTCGTTGCCGTGGTTCACAATAGCGCGGTGCTTAGCACATTTGAAACCGAAATGGATAGCAGCAAACAGCTGGCTGCACAATGCGAGATGGCGGCGAGCATCGTTAATGCCCGTGCACCCATACGCATCGATTGCCGCGCAAATGCCGCCGGTAAATTCTTTTTGTTTGACCTCAATATGAAACCCAACATGACTGGCCCGTCGAGGCCCCATCGGCACGACCAAGCTAGTTTAACAGCGCTTGCAGCAAAAAGTATCGGCTGGGATTTCCATAGCCTGGTTGCGAATATCGCCAATCAGTATTGGTCGTATGCAAAAAAAACTTCGTAA
- a CDS encoding ATP-binding protein yields MKNNTNITNASIESAGLPKDYKNAIAEYIWNGFDAKATQVAIRFESNELGYLQQISFEDNGEGIDHSTLNRSFGNFLDSIKRNSLKRSSYTRGKKGKGRFSFSLFATRATWKTRYRDVSAAVRAYDIIIDRHQKETYEDSFQVEATDQQPGTTLLLEGIFGLDAAYLTSDAFHHFLAQEFGWFLFLNKEQNFEITLNGKPLSYQQLIAENEIVKWDIAGDDEHAYSFTVNYIRWKENIGDRYYYYFLNAHKTEIAKELTSFNNNAIDFHHSVYIQSAFFNGFDQETVEISRDENLFSSLHQHLVFKKLNSELRSLLDRKQKKFVREEVAENMLTDLLNKHILPTYTERPSDQQRKTTLLLLLKELCIAEPKVFASMKSDYIKAYLGFIDLLLQTEKRSRILEVIEQTLPLAEKERMHIAAILST; encoded by the coding sequence ATGAAAAACAATACCAACATTACCAATGCGAGTATAGAATCTGCGGGACTGCCTAAAGATTACAAAAATGCGATTGCGGAATACATTTGGAACGGATTTGATGCAAAAGCCACGCAGGTAGCCATCCGATTTGAGAGCAACGAACTGGGCTATCTTCAGCAAATTAGTTTTGAAGACAATGGCGAAGGGATCGATCACAGCACGTTAAACCGTTCATTTGGCAACTTTCTCGATTCGATCAAACGCAACAGCTTAAAGCGCAGTTCCTATACACGCGGTAAAAAAGGAAAAGGTCGGTTCTCCTTTTCGTTATTTGCCACGCGCGCTACCTGGAAAACCCGCTATCGGGATGTCAGCGCAGCCGTACGCGCCTACGACATCATCATCGATAGGCATCAAAAAGAAACCTACGAAGATTCGTTTCAAGTGGAAGCTACAGACCAACAGCCCGGCACGACGCTCCTGCTCGAAGGCATATTCGGACTGGATGCAGCCTATCTAACGTCAGATGCCTTCCATCATTTCCTGGCACAAGAGTTTGGCTGGTTTCTTTTTTTAAACAAAGAACAAAATTTTGAAATAACCTTAAATGGCAAGCCACTTTCCTATCAGCAGCTTATCGCTGAAAACGAAATTGTGAAATGGGATATTGCAGGCGATGACGAGCATGCATACAGCTTTACCGTCAACTACATTCGTTGGAAGGAAAATATTGGTGACCGCTATTACTATTATTTTTTAAACGCACACAAAACAGAAATCGCAAAAGAACTGACGAGTTTCAACAACAATGCTATTGATTTTCATCACAGTGTATACATCCAATCGGCCTTTTTCAACGGCTTTGATCAGGAAACGGTCGAAATAAGCCGCGATGAAAACCTCTTCAGCAGCTTGCACCAGCACCTGGTCTTTAAAAAACTGAACAGCGAGCTTCGTAGTTTACTGGACAGGAAACAGAAAAAATTTGTGCGGGAGGAAGTTGCGGAAAACATGCTAACGGACTTACTCAATAAGCATATTTTACCTACGTATACCGAAAGACCTAGCGATCAACAACGAAAAACGACACTTCTGCTCCTGCTTAAAGAGCTTTGTATTGCCGAGCCCAAGGTATTCGCCAGCATGAAATCAGACTACATCAAAGCCTATCTGGGCTTTATTGATTTGCTCCTTCAAACGGAGAAGCGATCACGTATTTTAGAGGTTATCGAGCAGACGCTACCGCTAGCTGAAAAAGAACGAATGCACATCGCAGCAATCTTGTCCACGTAG
- a CDS encoding glycoside hydrolase family 35 protein, with protein MKFNRSIFLAALLLGSVCGSHAQKATHSFTIQDGNFQYDGKPVQIHAGEMHYARIPHQYWRHRLQMIKAMGLNTVATYVFWNFHEEQEGKWDFEGDHDLAKFIQTAQEEGLMVILRPGPYACAEWEFGGYPWWLQKVDGLEIRRDNAPFLAYTAKYLNRLAKEIGHLQITQGGPIIMVQAENEFGSYVSQRKDIPLEEHKAYNAKIKKQLEDAGFQVPLFTSDGTWLFEGGATAGALPTANGEDNIENLKKAVNQYHGGQGPYMVAEFYPGWLSHWAEPFPKVSAEKIATQTELYLQNQVSFNYYMVHGGTNFGFTSGANYNKQHHIQPDLTSYDYDAPVSEAGWATPKYHAIREVMLKHVAYQVPEVPAALPVIEIPSIKLNKVVNVLDAVATLPGKEADQPLTFEQLDHPFGYVVYSRQFNQPIQGTLSIEGLRDYAMVYVDGEPVGELNRYFNNYALDIDVPFNSTLQIVVENMGRINYGAEIVHNNKGLITPVHINDIEITGSWVSTALPINHAEEVENLLKSAKTANFNKISALKDMPLLYSGEFELTDVGDTFLDMEAWGKGIVYINGRNIGRYWKVGPQQTLFIPGVYLRKGKNSLAIFEQANRGSQTTVHTVKQPVLDKLAL; from the coding sequence ATGAAATTCAACAGATCAATCTTCTTAGCTGCTCTTCTTCTTGGTTCCGTCTGCGGCTCACATGCGCAAAAAGCCACACACAGCTTTACCATTCAGGACGGAAACTTTCAATACGATGGTAAGCCCGTACAAATACATGCGGGCGAGATGCATTACGCACGTATTCCGCATCAATATTGGCGTCATCGTTTACAAATGATTAAAGCTATGGGCTTAAACACCGTAGCTACGTATGTTTTTTGGAATTTTCACGAAGAGCAAGAGGGAAAATGGGATTTTGAGGGCGATCACGATTTAGCCAAATTTATTCAAACAGCGCAGGAAGAAGGGTTAATGGTTATCTTACGTCCAGGACCTTACGCTTGTGCCGAATGGGAATTTGGTGGCTACCCCTGGTGGCTGCAAAAAGTAGACGGACTGGAAATTAGACGCGACAATGCGCCCTTTCTAGCTTACACGGCAAAATACCTAAACAGACTTGCAAAAGAGATTGGTCATCTCCAAATTACGCAAGGCGGACCGATTATCATGGTGCAAGCGGAAAATGAATTTGGCTCATACGTTAGCCAGCGTAAAGATATTCCATTGGAGGAGCATAAAGCCTACAATGCTAAAATTAAAAAGCAGTTGGAAGATGCGGGCTTCCAAGTACCGTTGTTTACGTCAGACGGCACCTGGCTTTTTGAAGGCGGTGCAACAGCTGGCGCGCTACCTACAGCAAATGGCGAGGACAATATCGAAAATTTGAAAAAAGCGGTCAATCAATACCACGGTGGTCAAGGCCCTTATATGGTGGCTGAGTTTTATCCCGGCTGGTTAAGCCATTGGGCAGAACCGTTCCCGAAAGTTTCGGCAGAAAAAATAGCCACACAGACCGAACTCTACTTACAAAATCAGGTTTCTTTCAACTATTATATGGTGCATGGTGGAACAAATTTTGGTTTTACCAGTGGTGCAAATTATAACAAACAGCATCACATACAACCAGATTTAACCAGTTACGATTACGATGCGCCGGTAAGCGAAGCAGGCTGGGCCACGCCGAAATATCATGCGATACGCGAAGTTATGCTGAAGCACGTCGCTTATCAGGTTCCGGAAGTTCCGGCAGCGCTCCCGGTTATCGAGATTCCTTCCATAAAACTCAACAAGGTGGTGAATGTTTTGGATGCCGTGGCTACGCTCCCAGGAAAGGAAGCGGATCAACCGCTGACTTTCGAACAGCTAGACCATCCGTTTGGTTACGTGGTGTACAGCCGACAATTTAATCAACCTATCCAAGGCACACTATCGATTGAAGGTTTGCGCGATTACGCGATGGTGTATGTGGATGGCGAGCCGGTAGGCGAACTTAATCGTTACTTCAATAACTACGCCTTGGATATTGATGTGCCGTTTAATTCGACTTTGCAAATCGTTGTCGAAAATATGGGACGTATTAATTACGGCGCCGAGATCGTGCACAACAATAAAGGCTTAATCACGCCTGTACACATCAACGATATCGAGATAACCGGAAGTTGGGTAAGCACAGCATTGCCGATCAACCATGCCGAGGAAGTCGAAAATCTATTGAAATCGGCAAAAACAGCAAACTTCAACAAAATAAGTGCGCTAAAAGACATGCCTTTATTGTATAGCGGCGAGTTTGAACTCACCGACGTTGGTGACACATTTCTGGATATGGAAGCCTGGGGAAAAGGAATCGTATACATCAACGGTCGAAATATTGGTCGGTATTGGAAAGTTGGCCCGCAGCAAACCCTTTTTATACCGGGCGTATATCTTCGCAAAGGGAAAAACAGCCTAGCTATTTTTGAACAGGCCAACCGCGGTTCGCAAACAACTGTTCACACAGTTAAGCAACCCGTGTTAGACAAATTAGCCCTGTGA
- a CDS encoding Gfo/Idh/MocA family protein, whose amino-acid sequence MNTSRRQFLHRLALSAVSLPVLPTFANNFTQFTEPSSSDQPMLRVALMGLGSYAERVAKAMQQCKHAKVTALISGTPSKLDKWGATYGVPEESRYNYQNFDRIKDNPNVDAVYVITPNALHREHVIRAAKAGKHVICEKPLAISVQEGQDMLDACAAAGVQLLVGYRMRFEPNTLAVVKKRMAGEFGAIRFFQGQCGFVAGDPNQWRLDKALAGGGSLMDIGIYAINGARYMVGEEPIWVTAQETKTDPVKFREGVDETIQFQLGFPSGAIASCLSSYNIDFLDRYFLSGEKDFAEMQPSTGYGPIKGRTKAGDLKQPHVVHQTVQMDEMAQILLQNKKPLLPVDGKVGLQDLQIIEAIYRACETGERQTLQLRA is encoded by the coding sequence ATGAACACTTCACGCCGTCAGTTTCTTCATCGCTTAGCCCTATCTGCCGTTAGTTTACCGGTACTGCCCACTTTTGCCAACAATTTTACACAATTTACAGAGCCGTCATCATCGGATCAGCCGATGCTACGCGTGGCATTAATGGGTTTAGGAAGTTACGCCGAACGCGTAGCAAAAGCGATGCAACAATGTAAACATGCGAAAGTGACGGCGTTGATCAGCGGCACGCCGAGCAAACTCGACAAGTGGGGAGCAACATACGGCGTACCGGAAGAAAGCCGATACAATTATCAAAATTTCGACCGCATTAAGGACAATCCAAATGTAGACGCGGTTTACGTGATCACGCCGAATGCCTTGCATCGCGAACATGTCATTCGCGCTGCAAAAGCCGGAAAACACGTCATCTGTGAAAAACCCCTGGCCATAAGTGTGCAAGAAGGACAAGATATGTTGGATGCTTGTGCAGCAGCTGGCGTGCAATTGCTTGTAGGCTATCGCATGCGCTTCGAGCCGAATACGCTAGCGGTTGTCAAAAAACGTATGGCTGGTGAATTTGGCGCCATACGCTTCTTTCAGGGACAGTGTGGTTTCGTAGCCGGAGATCCTAACCAATGGCGATTGGACAAAGCGCTTGCCGGCGGTGGCTCGCTTATGGATATCGGTATTTATGCCATTAATGGCGCTCGGTATATGGTTGGCGAAGAACCTATTTGGGTAACTGCGCAGGAAACGAAAACCGATCCTGTCAAATTTCGGGAAGGTGTGGACGAAACCATCCAGTTTCAACTCGGTTTCCCTAGTGGCGCTATCGCTTCGTGTCTTTCCTCGTATAACATCGACTTTCTTGATCGCTATTTCTTAAGCGGAGAAAAAGATTTTGCAGAAATGCAACCATCCACGGGCTATGGACCGATCAAAGGACGCACCAAAGCCGGTGATTTAAAGCAGCCGCATGTTGTACACCAAACCGTTCAGATGGATGAAATGGCTCAGATACTTTTGCAGAACAAAAAGCCGTTGCTTCCGGTAGACGGAAAAGTTGGTTTACAAGATCTGCAGATCATCGAAGCTATCTATCGCGCTTGTGAAACAGGTGAACGGCAAACACTTCAATTACGTGCATAA
- a CDS encoding nuclear transport factor 2 family protein translates to MKKMIVTITAAVTMLLTCSANAAEIENPLKDHNSVNLVNVYLEAITLGTTDLNKYLFAEDFEYRNTANNDVYRKAAYSKYLRDNKGVKFDCETTYEILDESGRACLAKATMKFSNFTRVDYITLNQSEDGWKVSKVVTTYP, encoded by the coding sequence ATGAAAAAAATGATCGTCACCATTACCGCAGCAGTAACCATGCTTTTAACATGTAGCGCAAACGCTGCTGAAATTGAAAACCCGCTAAAAGATCACAATAGCGTAAACTTGGTTAACGTATATCTGGAAGCGATAACACTGGGCACAACCGATTTGAATAAATATTTATTCGCGGAAGACTTTGAATATCGTAATACAGCAAATAATGATGTTTACCGAAAAGCAGCATACAGCAAGTACTTGCGAGACAATAAGGGCGTAAAATTTGATTGTGAGACAACTTACGAAATTTTAGACGAAAGCGGCCGCGCGTGTTTAGCAAAAGCTACGATGAAATTTAGCAACTTTACGCGTGTAGATTACATCACATTAAACCAAAGCGAGGACGGTTGGAAAGTTAGTAAAGTCGTTACGACATACCCGTAA
- a CDS encoding GLPGLI family protein yields the protein MKILKYILFICCLATANTGQAQYALFAKSGTITYDKTMYMKNIVSKQFIEKADDRSRGQFQNMLPTIPQQVVLKKTLKFNETETLFEPQKAELDQKTQQLIMMFALDFDATTLSNLKTKEYKRYNDLMGEKVIIQDTVKRVKWRITNEYRDVAGYTCRRANGITPDSTYVVAYYSTEMPVSGGPESISGLPGIILGLVVPSQHVSYFASKVELSDNVMLDKKVFDAKKVKVMSRQQMIDQFSVTLKDWLNKETVDYIMKLGTL from the coding sequence ATGAAGATTTTAAAATATATATTATTCATTTGCTGTTTAGCCACCGCAAATACAGGACAGGCACAATATGCCTTGTTTGCCAAATCGGGGACGATCACGTACGATAAAACGATGTACATGAAGAATATTGTGTCTAAACAGTTTATCGAAAAAGCAGATGATCGGTCGCGCGGCCAGTTCCAAAATATGCTCCCTACCATTCCACAGCAAGTGGTGCTTAAAAAGACGCTAAAATTTAACGAGACAGAAACGCTTTTTGAACCACAAAAAGCCGAACTCGATCAAAAAACGCAACAACTGATTATGATGTTCGCGTTGGACTTTGATGCAACGACGCTATCCAATTTAAAAACAAAGGAATACAAACGTTATAACGATTTGATGGGAGAGAAAGTCATTATCCAGGACACGGTAAAGCGTGTGAAGTGGCGAATTACCAACGAATATCGGGATGTTGCTGGATATACTTGTCGCCGAGCGAATGGCATCACGCCAGACAGCACATATGTAGTGGCTTATTACAGCACGGAGATGCCCGTAAGTGGCGGACCGGAATCCATCAGTGGACTCCCTGGTATTATTTTAGGATTAGTGGTTCCAAGCCAGCACGTATCTTATTTTGCGAGTAAGGTAGAGCTCAGCGACAACGTGATGCTGGACAAGAAAGTGTTTGATGCGAAAAAAGTGAAGGTGATGAGCCGACAACAAATGATCGATCAGTTTTCTGTAACGTTGAAAGATTGGCTTAACAAAGAAACGGTCGATTATATCATGAAATTGGGTACGTTATAA